In the genome of Calditrichota bacterium, the window ACCGGCGCGTTCGGGAAGGTCTGGCCCGGGAAACCGTTGAATACACGGGTGAGCCTAAATTCGACGGTCTTTCAGCCAATTTGACCTACGAAAACGGCCGGTTGATTCGCGGAGCCACACGGGGGAACGGCCAGGTGGGGGATGATGTAACCAACAATCTGAAAACCATTCGCACAATTCCGCTTCAGCTCTTAACAGCGGAAATTCCGGCCCCTGCGCTGATTGAAATTCGGGGAGAAGTCATTATGTCCAAGCCGGAATTCCATCGCCTGAATGAAGAGCGTCTCAAAAACGGAGAGCTTCCTTTTGCCAATCCCCGCAATGCGGCCGCCGGTTCGTTACGCCAGTTGGATCCAAAAATAACGGCTCAGCGCAATCTCAAATTTTTTGCCTGGGGAGTGGGAGGGCACGAAGGAATTACATTTGAAACGCAGTGGCAGATTTTGCAGACGCTTAGAAAATGGGGATTCTTGATTTACCCGGACATCTGCCTGTGCAAAAATGTTCAGGAAGCCATCGGGTACTACAGGCGCCTTCAGGAAAAACGGGACACACTGGAGTTTGAAATTGACGGGGTTGTTTTTAAAGTAAACGATCTGTCGCAGCAAGCGGCCCTTGGAATGACGACCCGGGCCCCCCGCTGGATGGTGGCCTTTAAATTTCCGGCCCGACAGGAAACAACCCGAATTCTGGATATCGGATTTCAGGTGGGCCGAACCGGAATTGTGACGCCGGTCGCCAAATTGCAGCCCGTTCAGATCAGCGGCGTAACCGTTTCGCGAGCCACGCTTCACACCTTTGATTTGCTGAAACAGAAGGACATCCGGGTGGGCGATTGGGTTCTCGTGGAACGGGCGGGCGATGTGATTCCGGAGGTGGTGAAGCCCATTCCCGAACGCCGCACGGGAGAGGAAAAAACGGTGGAACCGCCCACACATTGTCCGGTGTGCGGGGCTCCGCTGGAGAAAGAAGGTGCATACTATTTTTGCCCGAACATGAATTGTCCGGCTCAGGTGAAGGGACGCATTCTTCACCTGGTGTCGAAACGGGCCTTCGACATCAACGGCCTGGGCGATAAAATTGTGGATCAGCTCATGGAGGCCGGACTTTTAACCTCCGTTGCGGATGTGTTTTATCTCAAAAAAGAGGATCTGCTCGGATTGGAACGCTGGGCGGAGAAATCGGCTCAGAATTTGATGGATGAAATTGAAAAGAGCAAGACCATTTCATTTGATCGATTTCTCTACGCCCTGGGGATCCGGCATGTGGGCGAATTTGTATCGCGGTTATTGGCTGAAAAATTCCCTGATCTGGATGCTTTGAAAACGGCCACAGAAGAAGATCTCATGGAAATTCAGGGGATCGGCCCGGAAGTGGCACGGAGCATTGTGGATTTCTTTTCCGTGGATCAAAACCTGAAAACAATTGACCGGATGTTTCAGGCGGGCGTTACCCTTGTGTATCCGGAAAAGGAGGAAGAGAAGCCCCAGCCCCTGGCCGGTAAAACCTTTGTGTTCACAGGGGCGCTTCGGAACCACACCCGGGATGAAGCAAAGGCTCTGGTGGAATCGTTGGGTGGAAAAGTAAGCAACAGCGTGAGCCGAAAAACCGATTATGTGGTGGTAGGCGAAGACCCCGGCTCCAAGTACGATAAAGCCCGGCAATTGGGGGTAACCCTTCTTAACGAAGAGGAATTTGAAAGATTAATTGAGACGGGTGTAAACCAAGATTGATAAAATGTCTTTCCACTTCTTTCGGCAGATGTTGGGAAGCAAGAGCCTAAAATCAGGAGGGTCATCATGTCTGAATCAGCATATAAACCCGTTCGCGCACCCAGGGGGAATCAGCTTCATTGTAAGGGCTGGCATCAGGAAGCAGCCATGCGGATGCTCATGAACAATCTGGATCCGGAGGTGGCGGAAAAGCCCGAAGAACTGATTATTTACGGAGGCAGCGGAAAAGCCGCCCGCAATTGGGAGGCCTACCACGCGATCGTGAGAAGTTTGCAGGATCTGGAGAATGATGAGACGCTCCTGGTCCAATCCGGTAAACCCGTGGGGATTTTTCGGACCCACGAAATGGCTCCCCGCGTGTTGATTGCCAATTCGCTGCTGGTTCCGGCCTGGGCCACCTGGGACGAATTCCGCCGTTTGGAGGCTCTGGGACTGATCATGTACGGACAAATGACGGCGGGCAGCTGGATTTACATCGGTACACAGGGTATTTTGCAGGGAACGTACGAGACCTTCGCGGCAGCGGCCAAAAAGCACTTTGGCGGGGATCTCAGCGGAAAACTGCTGGTAACCGGTGGAATCGGCGGCATGGGCGGGGCTCAGCCTCTGGCGGCTACGATGAACGGGGCCGCATTTTTGGGAATCGAAGTGGACCGCGCCCGGATTGAAAAACGCCTCAAAACCGGCTACCTGGATCGCATGGAAACGGATCTGGACAAAGCCCTCAGGATTGTAATGGATGCACGGGAGAAAAAGCAGGCCGTTTCGGTGGGTCTCCTGGGAAATACGGCCGATGTGATCCCTGAACTGGTGCGCCGTGGAATCGTGCCCGATGTGCTGACCGACCAGACCTCCGCCCACGACGCCCTGAACGGCTACGTGCCCAACGGAATTCCTTACGAAGAGGCACTAAAACTTCGAAAAAGCGATCCGGAAACCTATCAGAAAATGGCCTACGAATCCATGGCCCGGCACGTGGAAGCCATGCTGGAATTGCAGAAACGCGGGGCCGTTACATTCGATTACGGCAACAACATTCGCGGACAGGCAAAAAAGGCGGGCGTTGACAATGCATTTGATATTCCTGGATTTGTTCCCGAATATATCCGCCCGCTCTTCTGTGAGGGCAGGGGACCCTTCCGGTGGGCAGCCCTTTCGGGCGATCCGGAGGACATCTACAAAACGGATGAATTGGTTCTAAAATTATTTCCGGAGGATCAGGTGTTGAAGCGCTGGATTACGCTGGCCCGGGAAAAGGTACACTTTCAGGGTCTGCCGTCCCGCATTTGCTGGCTGGGTTACGGCGAACGCGACAAATTTGCTCTGGCCATGAATGAAATGGTGGCCAGGGGTGACTTAAAGGCTCCTATTGTGATTGGGCGCGATCATCTGGATACAGGGTCGGTGGCGTCCCCCTACCGAGAAACCGAGGGCATGAAAGACGGCAGCGATGCCATTGCCGATTGGCCGATTTTGAACGGTCTGCTTAATGCCATTTCGGGTGCGTCCTGGGTGTCTGTCCACCATGGCGGTGGTGTGGGCATTGGTCTGGCGATTCACGCCGGCCAGGTAAGTGTGGCCGACGGGACGCCGGAGGCGGCCGAGCGATTGAAGCGCGTGCTGACCAATGATCCCGGCAGCGGCATTGCCCGGCACGTGGATGCCGGTTACGAGGAAGCGATTTCGTTTGCGAAATCACACGGTGTGAAAATACCGATGATGAAATAAAATCATCTTTTCGTTGCTGCGACTGCGCGGCTGAAAAAATTCAGTAATGCCCTTTGTTTGTTGTGAGGGGAAAAATAGTGGCTTCTCATTCGTTTGCTTCCCGAAAGCCTGTTTGGCCACGTCGATCCTTTTGCGGGGATGTCCGTTTTGCAGGCCAATTGGCTTTTGGGAAGCATCTTCCCCCTGAACCTTCCTAACTTTTTGGCTTTTTCACTTGCAACTTAGTCATAAATTCAATATATTTTTAGGTTCATTAAAAACAGACAATAATAATTTTATTTGATGGTAACAAAACGATAAGCGAAAATGCCGGAAGCGACCTGTATCATCGAAAATGCCCGTCAGATCATTCGATTTGAAAACGCCCCCAAAAAATCCGATGGGGTTATGGGCTGGGATTTTCAGGTTCTGAAAGATTCTGCCATTGCCATTCAGGAAGATCGCATCGCAGCCGTAGGAAACCAGGCGGATATTCGCGAAAAGTGGGCGGGCAAAGGGACAAAAATCATTGACGCTGCCGGAAGGATTGCTTTACCCGGATTTGTGGATTCTCACACGCATCCCGTTTTTATGAACACGCGGGAACGGGAATTTGAAATGCGCCTGCAGGGCCGATCCTATGAAGACATTGCTGCCGCCGGAGGGGGAATTCGCGCCAGCA includes:
- the ligA gene encoding NAD-dependent DNA ligase LigA — protein: MTREEAQKRIEELRKEINYHNYRYYILADPVISDAEYDRLFQELKHLEAQFPDLITPDSPTQRVGAPRPEGVGFESVQHLVPMLSMDDVFSEEEFLDFDRRVREGLARETVEYTGEPKFDGLSANLTYENGRLIRGATRGNGQVGDDVTNNLKTIRTIPLQLLTAEIPAPALIEIRGEVIMSKPEFHRLNEERLKNGELPFANPRNAAAGSLRQLDPKITAQRNLKFFAWGVGGHEGITFETQWQILQTLRKWGFLIYPDICLCKNVQEAIGYYRRLQEKRDTLEFEIDGVVFKVNDLSQQAALGMTTRAPRWMVAFKFPARQETTRILDIGFQVGRTGIVTPVAKLQPVQISGVTVSRATLHTFDLLKQKDIRVGDWVLVERAGDVIPEVVKPIPERRTGEEKTVEPPTHCPVCGAPLEKEGAYYFCPNMNCPAQVKGRILHLVSKRAFDINGLGDKIVDQLMEAGLLTSVADVFYLKKEDLLGLERWAEKSAQNLMDEIEKSKTISFDRFLYALGIRHVGEFVSRLLAEKFPDLDALKTATEEDLMEIQGIGPEVARSIVDFFSVDQNLKTIDRMFQAGVTLVYPEKEEEKPQPLAGKTFVFTGALRNHTRDEAKALVESLGGKVSNSVSRKTDYVVVGEDPGSKYDKARQLGVTLLNEEEFERLIETGVNQD
- the hutU gene encoding urocanate hydratase, with the protein product MSESAYKPVRAPRGNQLHCKGWHQEAAMRMLMNNLDPEVAEKPEELIIYGGSGKAARNWEAYHAIVRSLQDLENDETLLVQSGKPVGIFRTHEMAPRVLIANSLLVPAWATWDEFRRLEALGLIMYGQMTAGSWIYIGTQGILQGTYETFAAAAKKHFGGDLSGKLLVTGGIGGMGGAQPLAATMNGAAFLGIEVDRARIEKRLKTGYLDRMETDLDKALRIVMDAREKKQAVSVGLLGNTADVIPELVRRGIVPDVLTDQTSAHDALNGYVPNGIPYEEALKLRKSDPETYQKMAYESMARHVEAMLELQKRGAVTFDYGNNIRGQAKKAGVDNAFDIPGFVPEYIRPLFCEGRGPFRWAALSGDPEDIYKTDELVLKLFPEDQVLKRWITLAREKVHFQGLPSRICWLGYGERDKFALAMNEMVARGDLKAPIVIGRDHLDTGSVASPYRETEGMKDGSDAIADWPILNGLLNAISGASWVSVHHGGGVGIGLAIHAGQVSVADGTPEAAERLKRVLTNDPGSGIARHVDAGYEEAISFAKSHGVKIPMMK